The following are from one region of the Penaeus monodon isolate SGIC_2016 chromosome 19, NSTDA_Pmon_1, whole genome shotgun sequence genome:
- the LOC119585289 gene encoding phosphomevalonate kinase-like translates to MVQNPKLVLLFSGKRKSGKDYITDLLQERLGDAVAKTVRLSGPIKQQFAANNGLDYSSLLSASEYKEKYRLQMIEWSEAKRAEDSGFFIRAAIEMYEGEKHPVWIVSDMRRRSDLAWFREHYGGCIHTVRITASPEARRQRGWAFASGVDDAESECDLDGITEWDSESNSGTLVFEGPFGKINPGPALGKGKENSNSMT, encoded by the exons ATGGTACAAAACCCAAAGTTGGTCCTTCTCTTCAGTGGGAAACGGAAATCTGGGAAAGACTATATTACTGATCTCTTGCAAGAACG ATTGGGTGATGCAGTAGCCAAGACAGTGCGTTTGTCAGGTCCTATCAAGCAGCAGTTTGCTGCAAACAACGGCCTTGACTATTCCAGCCTGCTCAGTGCTTCAGAGTACAAGGAGAAGTACCGTCTGCAGATGATTGAGTGGAGTGAAGCGAAGAGAGCCGAGGATTCGGGATTTTTCATTAGAGCTGCCATTGAGATGTATGAAG GCGAAAAGCATCCTGTTTGGATCGTCAGCGACATGAGGCGGCGGAGCGACCTCGCCTGGTTCAGGGAGCACTATGGCGGCTGCATCCACACTGTGCGCATCACGGCTTCCCCAGAGGCTAGGAGGCAGAGAGGCTGGGCGTTCGCATCAG GTGTGGACGACGCGGAGAGCGAGTGCGACCTCGATGGCATAACGGAGTGGGACAGCGAATCAAACAGCGGCACGTTGGTTTTCGAGGGCCCTTTCGGAAAAATTAACCCGGGCCCGgccttgggaaaaggaaaagaaaatagcaatTCGATGACTTGA